One genomic window of Carassius gibelio isolate Cgi1373 ecotype wild population from Czech Republic chromosome A10, carGib1.2-hapl.c, whole genome shotgun sequence includes the following:
- the LOC128021024 gene encoding reticulon-4 receptor-like 1, whose amino-acid sequence MFRRGCGLEFLLVLCGLELTQACPRHCICYDSPSTVSCQAHNFLVVPEGIPAQSERVFLQNNKIQRLLQGHFSPTTVMLWLYSNNISYIQPSTFMGFTRLEELDLGDNKHLRSLASDTFQGLTRLHALHLYHCGLITLPAGLFEGLHNLQYLYLQNNQLEFLEDDMFIDLLNLSHLFLHGNRLWSLHQNTFRGLGALDRLLLHQNRLQWVHKQAFHDLRRLTTLYLFNNSLPELPAESLAQLPALEYLRLNDNPWECDCKAVPLWDWLRRFRGSTSSLICVAPPELAGKDLKRLTKEELPSCTGSESLHQSKSSQGDVGVSLKKDHHHRSRNHHHPHLPHQDQYYPTSPSPLPRPPKPGRNRNCTRHRSRKGNAQNDVYNLTELANTESDEKSDPSKPRRNNKCIPRTSVGAPSGVQRANSRAVSLWSPCFIIPLCLLVCLTALIFR is encoded by the exons GCTGTGGTCTGGAGTTTCTCCTGGTGCTGTGTGGTTTAGAGTTGACCCAGGCTTGTCCTCGTCACTGCATCTGCTACGACTCTCCCAGCACGGTGAGCTGCCAGGCTCACAACTTCCTGGTGGTTCCAGAGGGAATCCCAGCCCAGAGTGAGCGCGTCTTTCTGCAAAACAACAAGATCCAGCGACTGCTACAGGGCCATTTCAGCCCCACCACAGTCATGCTTTGGCTCTACTCCAACAATATCTCATACATCCAGCCCTCCACATTCATGGGCTTCACCCGGCTGGAGGAGCTCGATCTGGGGGACAACAAACACCTCCGCTCTCTGGCTTCTGACACTTTTCAGGGCCTGACCAGACTCCATGCTCTGCACCTCTACCACTGTGGCCTGATCACGCTGCCTGCTGGCTTGTTTGAGGGGCTGCACAACCTGCAGTACCTCTATTTACAG AACAACCAGTTGGAGTTTCTTGAGGATGACATGTTCATTGATCTTCTGAATCTGAGCCATTTATTTCTGCATGGAAATCGGCTGTGGAGTCTCCACCAGAACACTTTCCGTGGCCTGGGGGCCCTCGATCGATTGCTGCTCCATCAAAACCGACTCCAGTGGGTTCACAAACAGGCTTTCCATGACCTGCGCCGCCTGACGACTCTCTACCTGTTTAACAACTCCTTACCTGAACTTCCAGCTGAAAGCTTGGCTCAGCTGCCAGCACTGGAGTACCTACGTCTCAATGACAACCCTTGGGAGTGTGACTGCAAGGCCGTGCCGCTCTGGGATTGGCTGCGGCGCTTCCGTGGCTCCACCTCCTCGTTAATATGCGTGGCTCCGCCAGAGCTGGCAGGGAAGGATCTGAAAAGGTTGACAAAAGAAGAGCTGCCTTCCTGTACAGGCTCAGAGTCGCTCCACCAGAGCAAATCCAGCCAGGGGGACGTGGGAGTGTCGTTGAAGAAAGATCATCATCATCGATCGCGcaatcatcatcatcctcacctGCCACATCAGGATCAATACTACCCCACCTCCCCATCGCCGCTGCCTCGCCCACCCAAGCCGGGACGCAACAGGAACTGCACGAGGCATCGAAGTCGCAAGGGCAATGCTCAAAACGATGTGTATAACCTAACAGAGTTAGCCAACACGGAATCAGACGAAAAATCTGACCCATCAAAACCAAGACGAAACAACAAATGCATCCCACGGACTTCGGTGGGTGCCCCTAGTGGCGTGCAAAGAGCGAACAGCAGGGCGGTGTCCCTCTGGTCACCTTGTTTCATCATCCCCCTTTGCTTATTGGTGTGTCTCACTGCCCTTATTTTCCGCTGA